The following coding sequences lie in one Musa acuminata AAA Group cultivar baxijiao chromosome BXJ1-8, Cavendish_Baxijiao_AAA, whole genome shotgun sequence genomic window:
- the LOC103994492 gene encoding thioredoxin-like protein YLS8 produces the protein MSYLLPHLHSGWAVDQAILAEEERLVVIRFGHDWDETCMQMDEVLASVAETIKNFAVIYLVDITEVPDFNTMYELYDPSTVMFFFRNKHIMIDLGTGNNNKINWALKDKQEFIDIVETVYRGARKGRGLVIAPKDYSTKYRY, from the exons ATGTCGTACTTGTTGCCGCATCTGCACTCGGGGTGGGCGGTGGATCAGGCGATCCTGGCCGAGGAGGAGCGCCTCGTCGTCATCCGGTTTGGCCACGATTGGGACGAGACCTGCATGCAG ATGGATGAAGTGCTGGCTTCAGTTGCAGAGACCATAAAGAACTTTGCAGTGATTTACTTGGTTGATATCACCGAGGTGCCTGACTTCAATACTATGTACGAGCTGTATGATCCTTCAACCGTGATGTTCTTCTTCAGGAACAAGCATATCATGATTGACCTCGGGACGGGTAACAATAACAAAATAAATTGGGCGCTCAAGGACAAGCAAGAATTTATTGACATTGTGGAGACTGTTTATAGGGGAGCCAGGAAAGGTCGTGGGCTGGTGATTGCTCCCAAAGATTACTCCACCAAGTACCGCTATTAA